In the genome of Streptomyces collinus, one region contains:
- a CDS encoding DUF6411 family protein encodes MIIAVVIAGCVLLAVLAFLVPRLSHHPERGTQRSLGAGARAGSKAPGVLGRLFSKPFHSSSRAVSRSGSAGRRTRGRMPF; translated from the coding sequence GTGATCATCGCCGTCGTCATCGCCGGATGCGTCCTCCTGGCCGTGCTGGCCTTCCTCGTCCCCCGCCTCTCGCACCACCCCGAGCGCGGCACCCAGCGTTCGCTCGGCGCCGGCGCCCGGGCCGGCAGCAAGGCACCCGGAGTGCTGGGCAGGCTCTTCAGCAAGCCCTTCCACTCCAGTTCCCGCGCGGTGAGCCGCAGCGGCTCGGCCGGCCGCCGCACCCGCGGCCGCATGCCCTTCTGA